A region of the Clostridium sp. AN503 genome:
GGCGGTTTGGGCGGTCTATGCAGGTGGTGTGAAGCTGGATGCTGTGAATTCCCGGCATTTTGGCGGCGGGAAGAAACAGGGCTTCGATCTGGAGGCACATAGCCTGTTTGTCAGTGACGGTATCATTGAATTTTACGATGATATAATGTATCATGATTTCTCCGTTCTGTTCTCAATATATTTTCATTATTAGATAATCTTGACAATTGTCTTGTCATTTTTTATCAGCTCGCGTTTGTCCTGGCCATCCGGGATGAAGCGGAATACGACGAAGGTAGTGTCACGGCTGCTTGTATTGGAAAAGGTGTGTACGGAATCTTTTACCCGGACAATGGTTCCTTCTTTTAGAAGCTGGTTGTAGATCTGTCCATGGTCCTGCCAGGAGAGCAGCAGTTCACCGGTTAAGATCAGGATGGATTCTTCCAATTTGGAGTGGAAATGCCATTCCTGCACAGCGCCGGAGGGAATTGTGTTTAAATGGATCTCATATTCATTGAAAATAAAGTAATTCACTCTTGTGCAGTTATCTTTTACTACGGAAATGGAATCTTCGATCGTGATGATCTCTGGCTGTGACATGCTGGTGAGTCCTCCTTATTCAGCGAACATTGGGAAACAGACAAGTTCCACATCCCGTTTGCCGCTTATGGTATTCCAGATATAGAGTTTGTAGGTCAGGCTGGAATAAACAATTGTCCCGCCATCTTCAAAAGTGTCGCGACGCCAGGGAAAGAAAAGAAACCCCTCCTTGGCAGGGAACAAAGCAACAATATGTTTTCTTTGATTATACCCTTACAAAAAATCAAAAGTCAACAGTGGTAGTCCGTTTTTTCGAGCTGTTTATTCGCTCAATGAAAAAGCATAAATAAGCGATCATGAAAAATCTGCTTATTTATGCTTTTCGTTTTGTGCTATCCTGCATTCAGTTTATGGGAATATCCGTTGATATGATTATTTCCCTGCGGCTTTGAGCACTGCGTTTAAATAACCGGCGGTGTCAACCAGAGTGGCGCCTGAGATTGCATCTACGGGAGCTTCGCTGCCGGCTAAGTCTGTGACCTCTGCAACCTTCATGCCGTTGATATGGTT
Encoded here:
- a CDS encoding cupin domain-containing protein, with the translated sequence MSQPEIITIEDSISVVKDNCTRVNYFIFNEYEIHLNTIPSGAVQEWHFHSKLEESILILTGELLLSWQDHGQIYNQLLKEGTIVRVKDSVHTFSNTSSRDTTFVVFRFIPDGQDKRELIKNDKTIVKII